Part of the Canis lupus dingo isolate Sandy chromosome 14, ASM325472v2, whole genome shotgun sequence genome, GTCTATTGATGGGAGtatcctcttttttctcttacttaaaaaaataatcagggacacctggatggctcagcagttaagcgtctgcctttggcttagggcatgaacctggggatccgggatcgagtcccacatcaggctccctgcatggagcatgcttctccctctgcctgtgcctctgcttctctctctctctgtctctcatgagtaaataaataaaatcttaaaaaaaaaaaaatcagagcagagaAACTTGTGTATGCTTTAGATAATGTTTTCAATAATAGCATAATGCCTAATCTGAGACCTGGAATTTCTTATTGATATGATAAAGTATCCCTTTCTTTCAGCTGTAGATCTTGTTTTTCAAAAGggaaaagattttcatttttaaggaggCTATAAGTTGGTAACAGAGCAGAAgacaattttctcattttgctgaGATGTTGTTGAGATGTAAATAAAGGATTTGGTCTTGTAGGAGGGTGCTGATAGGGATACCTGAATACTTCAGCTGCATGGTAGGATTCTCTTAGTGGTAAAATATAGGACAGCTTTCTGTAACAGAGGTTCCTGATTTGTCCAGTGCTCACTGTGTGAATTgttctgtattagtttcctagggtttCTTTGACAGATTACCACAAACGTGGTGGCTTAaacacaatagaaatttattcctGCAGTTgaggagaccagaagtccaaaatgaaaGTACCATCAGGGTTGCACTCTCTCTGAGAGCCCTGGGGGAGAAgctgttccttgcctcttctatCTTCCGGCTGctgttggcattccttggcttggaGCCATaccaccctctgcctatgttgttACATGGCTGTCTCCTCCCTGAgtgtcttcctctccttctctcttacaAGGATACTTGTGATGACGTTTAGAGTCTACCTGATAATTCAGGATAAGCTCCTCCTTTTAAGATTATTAATTTAGTCACCTCTTTcgctatataaaataatatttacaaaatatattctttcattatatatatttattataaataatagttataTTCTCTTGTTCTATAAGGTAATATTCACAGTATGGTCATTTTTTTCAGCCTACTACCTGTGCCTTTACTATTCCTACGCAGTCTTTGGCCTATTCTGTTTATCTGGACTTTTTGGATTATTCTGTCCTCCAACCCATCTTGTAAAAATACTGGTAAAGCAGTTTTTTGTcccattataattttttattctctccTACACTGACTTCTAGAGCAAGGGTCAACAAACTGGCTGATGGGCCACATCCATTCCACTGCCTGTTATTGTATACCTGCCAACTAagaatggttttatatttttaaatgattaaaaaaatcaaaggaagaatagtattttgtgattaaaatcacatgaatttaaatttcagtatctGTCAATAAAgtgttattggaacacagccctgctcaTTCGTTTGCTGTTGCTTTTGTGTTACAATAGCAGAGTTGAACAGTTGTGGTAGAGGCCTCTTGTATGATCCACAAGGGTAAATGATAAATATCTGACCTTTTACAGAGGAAAGTTGCCAACCTTTTTTCTAGTAGGGATATTTTGTCTCTGGCTTTTAGTGTGTAGTGGGCACCAGTCATTTGCTGTTGAATATTTGACTTGTAAGAATTTCGTTAATATAGTAAGGATTTGGTATGATtcctaaaaggatttttttaaactatgaggTTAGAAGAATTGTAACTACTGTATTATTCATCCTTCTGATCTTTTTTGGCTCTAAGACTCAGAGTGATAATCCTGCTTCCAAATTTAATTGAATTAGGAAATAAGCATCAGACTCAGGAATTAAGGTTGGCAAGTGTGCTGGTTAATTTCGTGTGTCTATTTGGCTAGGCTGTGGTGCCCAGATGTTTGGTTGAATGCTAGTGTAGCTATTGatttgaaggtattttttagaCTGAACATTTACACTCAATTGACTTTAGTTAAGCAGATTACTCCCATTGTGGTatgcctcatccaatcagttgaaaacCTTAAGAACAAAAACTGAGGTTTCCTAAGGAAGACAGAATTGTGCTTCAAGACTGGATCATGGAAGACCTGCCTGAATTATCAATCTGCTGTCCTCCTACAAATTTTGGACATGCTGGTCCCGCAATTGCATGACCcgattccttaaaataaatctctatttcTAAGTACATatcctgttctttttctgtggagaaccctgactgatacagcCAGTTACTCTGATGTGTTGAAAATATGGAACACCTTCAGCATTTGGTGCTGTGGTGCAGTGCGGATGCTGAGGTGAAGGCCTGTCCTCGCATCCTCTTACCTTCTTTCACTTGTGGAAGGAAACATGCTATATTTGGATAACACAGAGTCAGGAATAAGCTTGCTGGTGGTGCAGAGGACTTTTTCTCAACCCAGGATAGCTGGAAGTCATGAGAAGATGGAGAGTGAAGCAATAGAAACAAGACAGAAGCAAATGGACCTGCTGATAAAAGGAGCATGTAAGAAAATGAGAGGGACCAAACAATTTCTGGGTGGCAGTTTCTGAGAATTCCTTGCCTTCTCCCACTGAGAACAAAAGTTTCTGGTTATACTAACTGCAGTGGAGAACACCAAGTCCATGTAACTTCCTAACTTGGTTCTGTCATGCTACAGacagtttctttccttctcaagatCTGCTTTATAATCAatggataaaaatagaaatagatggagttgtctggtggctcagttggttgagcatctgccttcggctcaggtcatgatcccaacgtcctgggattgagccccagagccctatgtcgggcttcctcctcagcggggagcctccttctccctccctctgcccttccctctgcttctgtttctgctttctcccatgcatgctttctttctctcaaataaaatcttaaaaaaaataccaatagtTCTATTTGTCAATATTTCAGTTTTACTTGTATCTGTACACATGTAAGAAGTTGGagatactaaaatatttaaaatttgtgttcCTACACTatgattacatatataaaaacttaGATATTTGAGTAAAAATCCATTTGAGTGAATggtgatttatattttgaaacaacGTTTATTGGGTCTTGAAATGGTGCTAGAAactatattttaggtattttgatGCTGTGTATGGTACTGTCATCCACTCACTCCAGGAAATGGTTGACTCTCAGTTGAAGATATTGCTTGGTTCCTGTCCCACAgcctcacccccagccctcccACATACCTGTTTCAGCTTTATCTTCTATCACTTCATCATAATCTTTACATGGCATGCTCTTTATTTgctattctaaagaaataatcataacTTTGTTTTACAGGTAATGACTGACTTTGAGGCATGCATCCTgcctcttggttttattttaccagtatataaatatatggagtATAAAATAGTTTTGTCTTGCTCAGAATACCACTGTACTCAAAATAGCTAAACTGTTTCACATTGTCCTACAAGTTTTAATAATCTCTGAATTCTAAAAGATGCATGGTGACACCGAAAGCAATTGTTTTCAACACTTTGAGAAATTTTTGACTGCAAGGCACGGGTTCCATGATAGGTCCTGGGGATACAGACAGGCGAGAAATGGGGCCTTCCTCCCAAAGTTCTCCCAGTCTCCTAGGAGAGACAGGCTTGGCAACAGAAGGAGAGTGTGATGAGGGGAACAATGGAACTATCTTTGAAGAACCGTTTACAGGGGATGAGGAAGGCATCACAGAGGTTACAGTCTGCCTGCGTTTGAAGGAAACACAAGTGATTTCCATGTGAAGTAATCAGTAAGTTGGACTGAGATATTGGCATCTAGGAGTTTTACATATGCCATGATTTCAAAAGCTTAGGTAGAAATTATTTAGGCTTAGTAAACCAGATGACCTCTGAGGCTTCATAATAATTTCATAGatgattattagttttttttttaaagcgtgACTGAGGATTAATTTGTTAATACAGTACAATACTATCTACTAAGATCTTGTGTGTACTCTAGTATTGAGTATGAGTAGTCATTTGTAAGATACTGAGAAGTATTCTTGATGTTATataaattgatattttctttccctctttctcttccccctgccccatccctggcCCATTTGGTTGTTTTTTCAGTTGGTTAGTCTGTTGCTAATTGGAATCGCAGCATGGGGCATTGGTTTTGGGCTGATTTCGAGCCTCCGAGTGGTTGGTGTGGTCATTGCAGTGGGCATCTTCCTGTTCCTGATTGCATTGGTGGGGCTGATTGGAGCGGTAAAACACCATCAAGTGTTgcttttttttgtatccttttttaaaagagaatttttactCCAATTGAGTTTGTTCTTAACGTTTATTGATTATTCTTTTGATAATTACAACTGATTTGGAATTATCATTAGGAAATTGTCAgggaggggacctgggtggctcagtggttgagcgcctgccttcagcccagggcgtgatcctggagtcccacatcgggcttcctgtgtggagcctgcttctccctctgcctgtgtctctgctggtctctctctgtctctcatgaataaataataaaaatcttaaaaaaaaaaattgtcagggAGTAACTCTTAGCATGCCCTATGTGTATTTGTTTAACATTAGGAATGTTTCTTAGggtgaaattattattattattttaatttattttttaaagattttatttatatattcatgagagacacagtcagagagaagcagagacataagcagagggagaagcaggctccatgcagggagcctgatgtgggactccatcccagatcacaccctgagccaaaggcagtcgctcaaccactgagccacccaggcatcccaggtgaAATTACTGTATATGTTCCCACTTTATCCTTTGCACATCATGAAGAATGTATTCTGCAAATTCAGTATAATcctatttatatattgcaaatttGGAGTTAAATTGAATTGATTCAGTGACCTCTagatcctttccagaaggttaaTATGTGGTTGAGAATTTCAatgatttgtttttagattttaatattaagaaaccttaaatacatttatctatatttatttcttgttttatatatgtaagaATTTTTATCTTAATCTAAATGAAATTCTAACAGATCAGCTTTTAgttaaatattagtattttttattatgaaatatctgCAGtgtattaatgaaaataataattgtgtTCTCAGTGAACTTTCTCCAGGTgccatttgttctgttttctggtTGAATTCCTTCTAGTACATTCTGAAGTTGTCAGTACCTCTATTTTATGTTAAGAGTATTGAGAAATGCCTTAACTTGAATTCTCAGTACATGATTATTCTCTTACTTGTATTTATCGTCCAGTTTTCTGTATCATGTGCTTGCTTAGCCCTGAACGAGGAGCAACAggtaagcaaatatttttttttcttttactttattatgCCTTATAGTATGTGTAGGAAAAATGGGGGAGAAAAGATTGGGATATAAGATAATTCCTCCTTGCTCAGAATGGCATTTCACTGTTCACACCTAAAATCTGTTGTTACTGGTTGCATTAGTGGGACTGATTGGAGCCCTGAAACATCATCAggtgttgctatttttttttgcatccttGAAGTGAAATTTTCTCTTCACTGGGTAAAAAGTGCTACTAGTAAAAGATGTTCACCCAGTCTTTTCCCACCACTATACAATGAAATGGTTGAGATTCCATTCTAGCAATGACACTTTCCAAACTCTTAATCTGTAAAAGAATATGCATCTCGGTTTATGGCAGTGGAAAATGTGTCTTGTTTCAGTCTGACAATCTTTTGAACTAagtgcttcttctttttttttttttaagattttatttatttattcatgagagaggcagagacacaggcagagggagaagcaggttccatgcagggagcctgacgtgggactcgatcctggatccccaggatcacaccctgggctgaaggcggcgctaaactgctgagccacccgggctgcccctaagtgcttctttttaaatgcatgtaAAAATTAAGACTTTTCATTCTTGAGATAGAAATGGTGCTTTCCTTTTTGTTACAAATTTAGGTATTACCCTTTGAAAACTTTTAATCATCTTACAAAGAGTATTTATTAAGGTACATTAGTTATTAAAAGTTGCAGGCTCTAGTTTCATACATTTTGTGCAGGGGTAacacattttaatgtatatattaaatacattttctaggGTCAGCTTCTGGAAGTTGGTTGGAACAATACAGCAAGTGCTCGAAATGACATCCAGAGAAATTTAAACTGCTGTGGGTTTCGAAG contains:
- the TSPAN13 gene encoding tetraspanin-13; amino-acid sequence: MVCGGFACSKNCLCALNLLYTLVSLLLIGIAAWGIGFGLISSLRVVGVVIAVGIFLFLIALVGLIGAVKHHQVLLFFYMIILLLVFIVQFSVSCACLALNEEQQGQLLEVGWNNTASARNDIQRNLNCCGFRSFNPNDTCLASCAKSSHPCSLCAPIIGKYAGEVLRFVGGIGLFFSFTEILGVWLTYRYRNQKDPRANPSAFL